The following are encoded together in the Elusimicrobiota bacterium genome:
- a CDS encoding MOSC domain-containing protein — protein sequence MKRPIRTIALIRRNWGIVGDAHSGSNRQVSFLGWEVVEKFKIQNSKLKIKIKPGDFAENITTKGIDWTEAKVGNKIIIKKNVSKCLHLPELQITQIGKECHSGCAIKKLVGNCIMPKSGVFAKVLSGGKIKTGDKIEVKND from the coding sequence GTGAAAAGACCAATTAGAACAATTGCTCTAATTAGAAGAAATTGGGGTATTGTTGGTGATGCCCATTCCGGTAGTAATCGGCAGGTTAGTTTTCTCGGTTGGGAAGTAGTAGAAAAATTCAAAATTCAAAATTCAAAATTAAAAATTAAAATAAAACCAGGTGACTTTGCGGAAAATATAACAACTAAAGGAATTGACTGGACAGAAGCAAAAGTCGGCAACAAAATAATTATTAAAAAAAATGTAAGCAAATGCTTACATTTGCCGGAATTACAAATTACTCAAATTGGTAAAGAATGTCATTCCGGTTGTGCTATAAAAAAATTAGTTGGGAATTGCATAATGCCTAAATCAGGCGTTTTTGCAAAAGTATTATCAGGCGGTAAAATAAAAACAGGCGATAAAATAGAGGTGAAGAATGATTAA
- a CDS encoding MogA/MoaB family molybdenum cofactor biosynthesis protein: MIKIGILTCSDKGSKSERTDISGPLIKKMVKSMKGKVIKYEIVPDSKKIISQKLKEWSDKLRLDLIFTTGGTGLASRDITPEATEEIIDKKVPGFSEIMRLEGFKNTKYSILSRGISGLRKKTLIINLPGSEKAVRESLKIILQSIPHAIEIIHGKTEHSCKNEKK; this comes from the coding sequence ATGATTAAAATCGGTATTCTTACCTGTAGCGACAAGGGCTCAAAAAGTGAACGGACAGACATATCAGGACCTTTAATCAAAAAAATGGTTAAATCAATGAAAGGCAAAGTAATAAAATATGAAATTGTGCCTGACAGTAAAAAAATTATCTCCCAAAAATTGAAGGAATGGTCTGACAAACTGAGACTTGATTTAATTTTTACGACGGGTGGCACTGGTCTTGCCTCGCGTGATATTACGCCTGAGGCAACGGAAGAAATTATTGACAAAAAAGTTCCAGGATTTTCTGAAATAATGCGATTAGAAGGTTTTAAGAATACTAAATACTCAATTTTATCAAGAGGTATTTCGGGATTGAGAAAAAAAACGCTTATTATCAACCTTCCTGGCTCGGAAAAAGCAGTCAGAGAAAGCCTGAAAATTATTCTACAGTCAATCCCGCATGCAATTGAAATTATTCATGGTAAAACAGAACACAGTTGTAAAAATGAAAAAAAGTAG
- the moaC gene encoding cyclic pyranopterin monophosphate synthase MoaC produces the protein MKAFTDFTHLNKKGKMQMVDVSQKKITLRYARAEGTVKMSVDAVKKIKKNEIQKGDVLTTAKLAAIMSAKNTSSLIPLTHPIKITHSDMQFLFLKNGIKMISEVKAVDTTGCEMEAITMVAVAGLTIYDMIKAVDKTANITNIYLLEKSGGKTGYWKRSKVKNVSKCLHFLGYARQNNFNKYQ, from the coding sequence ATGAAAGCTTTTACAGACTTCACACACCTTAATAAAAAAGGAAAAATGCAAATGGTTGATGTTTCTCAAAAAAAAATAACTTTAAGATATGCCAGAGCGGAAGGGACAGTTAAAATGTCAGTGGATGCAGTAAAAAAAATCAAAAAAAACGAAATCCAAAAAGGTGATGTGCTTACAACCGCAAAATTAGCTGCAATAATGTCAGCAAAAAATACAAGCAGTTTGATTCCACTTACTCATCCGATAAAAATTACTCATAGTGATATGCAATTTTTGTTCTTAAAAAATGGAATAAAAATGATTTCTGAAGTCAAAGCGGTTGATACGACTGGCTGCGAGATGGAAGCGATAACGATGGTAGCGGTTGCAGGGCTTACGATTTACGATATGATAAAAGCGGTTGATAAAACGGCTAATATAACAAATATTTATCTTCTTGAAAAAAGCGGTGGAAAAACCGGATATTGGAAAAGAAGCAAGGTTAAAAATGTAAGCAAATGCTTACATTTTCTGGGATATGCAAGGCAAAATAATTTCAATAAATATCAGTAA
- the moaA gene encoding GTP 3',8-cyclase MoaA — translation MKLIDNFGRVIDYLRISVTDRCNLRCVYCMPKEGVENIPYNEILRYEEILEIVDVAISLGIKKIRITGGEPLVRKGLIPFLCELSQRKVDFSITTNGILLGDFAKDLKKVRVKRINVSLDTLSEKKFFQITRGGNIKKVINGILRAKEVGIEPIKINTVVLTDANEQEIKNFVEFAKTNGLVLRFIEHIPFVNNQKTNFAQFEQMFKSKYKPSAVNIEGFGPGRHYRINGAIIGFISSISRPFCKKCNRLRLTANGKLLPCLGYPTEIDLKKAIRRVGKKKSKEIKNLFLDAVSKKPEKHLFNQPKDCMNIKSMISIGG, via the coding sequence ATGAAACTGATAGACAATTTTGGAAGAGTAATTGATTATCTACGGATTTCAGTTACAGACAGGTGCAATTTAAGATGTGTATATTGTATGCCAAAAGAAGGTGTTGAGAATATTCCATATAATGAAATTCTTCGTTATGAAGAAATTCTGGAAATTGTTGATGTTGCAATTTCGCTTGGTATAAAAAAAATTCGGATAACAGGCGGCGAGCCACTTGTAAGAAAAGGGCTCATCCCGTTTCTTTGCGAATTGTCGCAGAGAAAAGTAGATTTTTCTATTACTACAAATGGGATTTTACTTGGTGATTTTGCAAAAGACCTGAAGAAAGTGCGTGTCAAAAGAATAAATGTAAGTTTAGATACTCTTTCAGAAAAAAAATTTTTTCAAATCACACGAGGTGGTAACATAAAAAAAGTAATCAATGGAATTTTGAGAGCAAAAGAAGTAGGTATTGAACCGATAAAAATAAACACAGTAGTTTTAACAGATGCTAATGAACAGGAGATAAAAAATTTTGTTGAATTTGCAAAAACTAACGGACTTGTTTTAAGGTTTATAGAGCATATACCTTTTGTAAACAATCAGAAAACAAATTTTGCCCAATTTGAACAAATGTTCAAATCAAAATACAAACCCAGTGCAGTAAATATTGAAGGATTTGGTCCTGGCAGACATTACAGAATTAACGGTGCAATAATCGGTTTTATTTCTTCTATATCCCGGCCATTCTGTAAAAAATGTAATCGGTTGCGTTTAACTGCCAACGGCAAACTGCTACCTTGTTTGGGTTATCCAACAGAAATTGATTTGAAAAAAGCGATAAGAAGGGTAGGAAAAAAGAAAAGCAAAGAAATAAAAAATTTATTTCTGGATGCTGTCTCAAAAAAACCAGAAAAGCACTTGTTTAATCAGCCCAAAGATTGTATGAATATAAAAAGTATGATTAGTATAGGAGGTTAG